Genomic segment of Saprospira sp. CCB-QB6:
TTTTCCTTGCGGATTTGGATAAACTTGAGGTAAGTGGCCAGTTCATCAATCTGTTGTTTGACGGATTCTAGACCAATCAGAGCATTGAGTTCGGCTACAGCCTCTTCATAACTCATTTTTTTCACTTCTTCTTCACCTTCCTCGGTACTTTGGCCAGTAGTGCTGCTTTTGCGGCCACCAATTTGGAAAGGCATTTTGCCTTGTAGGGTTTCTTCTTCTTGGCCTACTTCAAAGGGGACCACCCCGATGAGTTGGTCCATGAAAATAATTTCTAGGGTATAACGATCTTCGAACCAATAGCCGCCTTTATCGAGGCCATAGCCAGTATCGAAGCTCAGTTGCTGTCGCTTATCGGTAATTTCGGAGAAGTACTCCATATAGGCCTTATGTTGGCCTGCGTCATTATAGAAATTAAATTGAAACTCTAGGGGGAGCAGTTCTTCCTCTTTGAGGAGATCCACGGCCATTTCGATATTGATATAGCGGGTTTTGGCTTGAGAAAAGACCTGAAGGTACTGGCGTTTTTCTAGCTCAAGGCCTTCCCCATCGCTTTCGAAGAGGCGTACCTGTTTAATTTTGAGGTAGGGGTTTTCGGTGGGGGTAACAAGGCCTCCGTCCACCACATAAAAGTGGCTAGTCCCAATAAAATCGTCGCCGATATAGGCATCCCAGCGATATTTACCTTTTTTCCACCAACCGGGCTGAGGAGTACCCCAGCCTTCGCGCACATAAAAGACATTGGTGTCTTTACTGACCTTAAAGTCTTTTTTGAGTTCGCAAAGTTGTTCTTCGGTGGCTTCATTCGTACATATTAGGCGCAGGCTAATATTCCAATCTTTTTCGTCGAACAACTTATTATAGAGGGCCATTTCTGCATAGATATAACGAGCTTCCGACTCATCATATACCCGTCTATATTTCTTTACATTTTGGTAGAGGTTTTCTACCGAGCCAAACACTTTGAGGTGTTTGAATTTATAGTTTCCGCCTAGGGCACTCATACTCTTGGATTAAAAATTCGGTTAATTTTGGGGACTTTTCTGTCCTTAAAAATACAACTTTTTCAAACTTTTGCCCGCTATCTCTGCCCAAAGAGTTTGTTAGGGTTGTTTTAGGGGCTAAATTTGGGCCCGAAGGGCCAATGGCCCAGCGCTGCGGAGGGGTGGCCGCAGGCCAGACCGAGGAGCCGAAGGCGACGCAGGGCCGAGCGAATAGCGAGCCCCGCAGCATAGCGGCGGCCGCCCCAAATTGAAGGGCGGCCGCGGGCCCCAAGAAAAAACAAAAACTATGAATTATCCACTACAACTATCGGCGGGTTGGATCCTGCTTTTGCTTTTGGGCTATTTTATCTTTTTGAGTTTGCTATCCTTTTGGCAGAGTCGGGGAAACAGCAGTAATGCAGCCTTTTATCGGGCGAATCGGGCGGCGCCCTGGCCCTTAGTGGCCTTTGGGATGATCGGGGCCTCTTTGTCGGGGGTAACTTTTATTTCGATACCGGGTGTAGTGGGGGCTGGGGGGCTCAATCAGGGCTTTTCCTATATGCAGGTTGTTTTGGGTTATTTAGCAGGTTATCTGGTCATTGCAGAGATTTTATTGCCCTTATATTATCGTTTGCGTTTGACCTCCATTTACAGTTATTTGCAGGGGCGATATGGGGAGCGGAGCTATAAAACGGGGGCTAGTTTATTCCTTTTATCGAGGACCTTAGGGGCGGCTTTTCGCTTATACTTGGTCGTCTTGGTTTTAGATAGCATTTTGCGATTGGGGGGCTGGGAGATACCGCTTTGGGCGATCACTTCTGGCTCGGTGCTTTTGATTTGGACCTATACGTTTCGCTCTGGATTACAGACGATTATTTGGACCGACAGTTTGCAGACGGGCATGATGTTATTGGCCTTGGGCTTTAGTTTGTACTACCTGTTGTCGGGCATGGAGTTGGGTGCGGCCGAGAGTTTTTCGGCCTTAGAGGCGGCCAATTTGGGGCAATTTTTCTTTTGGGAAGATGGCTGGAGCAATCCCAATAACTTCTTCAAACAGTTTTTGTCGGGTATGTTTATCACTATTGTCATGACGGGTTTGGACCAAGACATGATGCAAAAAAACTTGGCTTGCAAAGACTTGAAATCGGCCAAAAAGAACATGTATAGCTTTAGCGCTATTTTATTGGTCGTCAACTTTTTATTTCTTTGGATGGGCGGGCTTTTATTTTTGTATATGCAGCAAAAAGGCCTAGATTTTCCGATGCGGGGCGATAAAATTGCCTATGATTTGATTTATCCGCAACTGGCCTTAACCCAGCTGCCGCTCTTTATGGGCATTTGTTTTTTGTTGGGTTTGGTGGCGGCGGCCTACTCTAGTGCGGATTCGGCTTTGACGGCCTTGACGACCTCCTTTAGCATAGATATTTTGGGCTTGTCGGAAGAGGATGAAAGTGCGCAATCTAAGCAAAGTCGGCAGCGGGTGCACCTCTTTTTTTCGGCCTTATTGGTGGGGGTTATTTTGTTGTTTGCCTACATCAATGAGCAGTCGGTCATCAATCAATTATTTAAGGCGGCGGGCTATACCTATGGGCCATTACTGGGCCTTTATAGCTTTGGGTTGTTTAGTAAAAGGCGGGGCAAAGACCAGTACATTCCCTTTTTGGCCATTGGGGCGCCTTTGCTCAGTTTTGGCATCAATTACTATTCAGAAGAGTTGTTGTGGGGCTACAAATTTGGCTTTGAAATCTTGTTGTTGAATGGGGGATTGATGTTGTTGGGCTTGTTGGCTTTGTCGAGGCGTGCAAAAATTTAAAGGCATTTATTTACTTTTATTTCTGGTTTCACTGCTATATATTTACATGAAATAGTAGAAAACTTATGATTATAGAACTTACAGTAGAAAACTTTGGTCCCATCCAAGAAGCCCAGACCCTATCGTTTGAGGCGAATAAGTCGGAGCATTTAAGTGAATATTATATTCATCGGCCCAATAGTAAATTGAAGCTGCTTAAGTTGCTGTATATTTTTGGTCCCAATGCTTCAGGTAAAAGTAGTTGGTTGAAGGCCTTAGAATTTATGCGTGAGCTACAACTAGAGGCAGCTAACGATAAGAGTGATAAAATTGACTATCAACCCTTTTTGTTTTGTGCTAATCCGCTAGAAAAGGATAGTGCGCTGAGTATTCGCTTTATTCATGAAGGAATTGAGTTTGACTATTATTTTCGCTTTAATCAAGAAGCTATTTTAGAGGAAAGTCTACATTATTATGAACCTCGTCGGGCGCTTGTTTTTGAGCGAAAAACAGATTTAGCCAAGCAGTTGAGTGAACTCAATTGGGGCTCTAAGATTAAACTCTCTGCAATAGAGCAGGAAAGTCTAAAGACCCATGTACTCTGGAACCGCACTGTTTTGGGGGCCTTTCATAAGGCCAATACAGACTGTCGAGAGTTAAGAATTGCGCTTTCTTGGTTTAAGGAGGTCTTGTATGGGATGATTAACCCTGACTTAGATTTGACTGGTATTGTTTCTACACTGTTGAGTAAAGGAATTTTAGATAAAAATCTATTAGTATCTTTTCTAAAAAAAGCAGATCTGAAAATAGAGGATGTGCTTTTTGAGGAGCAAAAAGAAGATATTTCAGCTTATTTTAACGACTTTGTCGCTGCTCACCCTGAATCTGAATTGGCTCAATCTGTAGTCGATGGAAAAATAGTTCGTAAAAAGTTAATGATTAAGCATCAGGTAAAAGATGAGAATCTATCTAGCTATTATGCCTTACCTTATTCTCTAGAATCTGAGGGCACAAAACGCTATTTTGGCTTTAGTGGCTTGCTCGCTATTCTGGCCAGCCAAGCAGCTATTTTTTCCATTGATGAGGTAGGCAGCTCCTTGCATCCCGAACTATTAGAGCATTTTCTGCTTAGCTTTTTACTTAATAGCCAGCCCAATTCACAGCTTATTCTTAGCACCCACCAAAGAGAGCTTTTGCGCTCTAAGGATATTCTGCGGGCGGATGCAGTTTGGTTTACAGAAAAACAAGCCAATGGGGCTTCAGAACTTTTCTCTTTAGCTGATTTTGAAGCTAAAGATTTTCGCTCCTTAGAGGCTTATTATCATGCCTATGAAAAAGGGCGACTTGGTGCAACTCCCAATTTAGATGATCCCTATAATCCTTTAGCTAATGCGCAGAAGACCGACTAAAGCCCGTAAAAAAAGAAGTGTAAAGAAAAAGTTAGTCTTCTTTGTAGATGGAGATACTGAGAAATGGTATCTGGATAGCCTAAAAGGTTTTGAACGCTTGGATATAGATATTGCACCTCGTCTGCCAACTAAAAAAACACTTAAAGATATAGCACAAGAGCTAAGTGAAATTTGTCAGGAAGCAGATGCTAAATTAGGAGATAAGGTGATCTGGATTGTTGATTTGGATGTGCCTTATAAAGAGGATAGAGAGGGGAATCCTAAGAAATTAAATGATTATAAGCGCATCAAAACTAATTTACTAGCTGACTTTCCTGAAGTTTTTGAAGCTTGGGAAAACTTCCCATGCCTAGAGTTTTGGCTGTTGTTGCACTACAAACAAACACAAAGGTGTTATTTGAGCTACAATGACTTACTGCCTGATTTGAAAAAGCATTTAGTCGACTATAAGAAAACAGAGAACTACTACAAAAGCTCTAAGAAGGGGGCCGCAAATCTTTATGCTTTACTCAAACCCAATCAGAAAGCGGCTTACGATAGCGCAAAGCTACTGAAGAAAATAAATAAGCCCGATGCGGCTGCAGATATTTATAAGCTGATCGACTTAGTCGGTCTCTAACTAGGCCCCCTTTTCCCTAATTTCCCTATCTTTGCCCAAAAGCCACAAGATTATGAGAATTATTGGATATTTAGAAGAGGTTACCGACATGAAGGTCACCTTTTTCGAGCAGGGATTGCGCTACAGCATCAAGTTTGAAGATGGCCTCTACGAGCAAACCTATAAGTTTAGACAGGGCGAGGGTATGAGCAATCTCAAAGAGCTCAAAGCCTTAGTAGATCAACCTTTTTTGGAGGCCGTTCGGGCCCAATTTGAGCAAATGCGAGAGCAGGTCAGCGGGCTACTCAACCGCCAATTTCCCGACCAAGACGAAACCGAAGCTATCTTCATTATCTAAAGGCTAGCCCTAAGCAAAAGCCTTTTTGAATCGCTCCTAATACGCTGTTATTAGGGGCGATTTTTTTGGGGCTGCCCCTCCCTGCGGTCGGGTCGGGCTATGTCGCAGCTCGCTATTCGCTCGGCCCTGCGCCGCCTGCGGCGGCTGGGTCTGGCCCTTCGGGCCACTGCTTTCTATCCCTCAGCCTGCGGCCCTTCGGGCCTGCTAGACGCAATGAAATACGGCTTAGGAGGCTAATTTCTAATAAACTAGGCGATCCAAGCGGACAAGCCAAGGCCCAAAAACGTTTTTTAACTGCATCTGTAGGGATAAGAATCGAAAATTATTCTTTTCCAAAACTTAAATGCTATTTTTGTGAGGGTTTGGACCATAAAATACAGATGCATTTTGGTCCCCCTCTCAAAATGACATTCCTCTTAATAATAATTGACTGATATGAGCGCGCGTATTTTATACACTTTTCTTTTTAGCTGTTTGCTGAGCTTAAGTATGCAAGCCCAGCAAGATCCAATGTTTACCAAATACATGTTTATGCCTATGGCTTATAATCCCGCTTATGCAGGAACGGCTAAGGTTTTAGATATGGGGATTTTGCATCGCCAACAATGGTGGGGGATTGAGGGAGCACCAATGACGCAGGCCATCAATCTGCATTCTCCCGTAGAGGGAAAAAACATTGGTTTGGGCCTAAATATGTCTTTGGACCAAATTGCCAACTCTCGTCAATTTAATGTCTATGGCTCTTTTGCCTATCATATCCCCATCAACAAATCGGTAAAATTATCTATTGGTATGCAGGGAGGGGTTTCTAACTGGGCCGCCGATTGGACCGACTTGGAGCTAGAAGATCTTAACGACCCTGCTTTTCAGAATTTGCAACCCAATCTATGGTTGCCCAACTTTGGTGGGGGACTTTACCTCTTCTCTGAAAAGTGGTTTGTGGGTCTATCTGCCCCTATGCTCATCAATAATGCTTTGCGCCAAGAAACCAACAACCCCAATATTCCTGTGGCCCAACAATATCGCCACTATTATTTGTCTGGAGGTGTAGCGATTCCCATCAACTCTAGTATGGTGTTCCGTCCCTCTTTGTTGCTTAAGCATGTGGGGCTATTTGAGAAAAATGAGCTTAATAATGTAGCGGCACCTACAGAAATGGATGTAGATCTTTCGCTCTTGTTTAATAATCGCCTTTGGGTAGGTGCATCTTTCCGTACTGCTTTAGAAGTGATTGACCAATCTAGCACTTATGATTCTGTAGATTTCTGGATCTCTATGCGCTTTGAGAATGGCCTCCGCATTGGTGCCGCCTATGATTATACGTTAACGGAATTGCAAGGGCCCGCCCAAGGATCTTATGAGATTATGTTGGGTTATGACTTGATGCGTTACAAAGGAAAAACCACGCACGTCCGTTACTTCTAAATATTACTTGAATAAAGAGAGAGCAGCAAAATAAAACGACTAAGTACAGGACCTTTTATGCTGCTCTTTCTGCGTTTAGCAGGCGGCGAAGCCGCCGCAGGCTGAGGGATGGAAAAGGGTGGCCCTTGGGCCAGACCTAGGCGGCAAAGCCGCCGCAGGGCCGAGCGAATAGCGAGCCCTGACACAGCCCGACCCGAGCAAAGCGAGGGGCAGCCCCAAAATAAAAGCGTCTTGTGCTTAAATAAAACATATATGCGTTATAATAAATCCTTTCTTCTATTACTTTTATTTAGCCTTTTGGGGACTGGCCTAATGGCCCAGAAGGGAAAATTGCGTAAGGCGAAACGCCTGATGGAGGACTATAATTATCAGGGGGCCATTGATGTCTATCTAAAAGTATTGGAGAATTATGATGAAGCGGAGGCTAAACTAAATATTGCCGAATGTTACCGTATGCTCCGCAATTCTGATGAGATGGAGTACTGGTATGGGCAGGTATCTTTGATGCCTCAGGCCCCACCAATTACTTTGCTTTATTATGCGCAGGCCCTACAGATGAATGGGAAATGCCAAAAGGCGACCCAATGGGTGCGAGAATACCTCAAACTCATGCCCGATGATACCCGCGCACGCTTTTTAGAAAAGGGTTGTGAGGAGTCTATGGTGGAAAACTTACGGGCTGCGGGGGATCTGTACGACCTAGAACCTCGTCCAGAATTGAGCAGTAATGCCGATGATTTTTCGCCTGTTTTGTATAAGGATGGGGAAAAGGAAAGAGTAATTATTAGCTCGACTCGTGATCGGGTAAAGTCTAAGTTTCCAACCAAAATTGTAGAAGATAAATGGACCGAAGACGGCTTTGCTCAACTCTTCGATTTTGAATTGACGCTTAAAGACGAGAAGAAATATATTTACGATTATGGCGATGCCGAAAAGTACGCTAAGAAAATTCGTAAAACGCCCCGACATATTGGCCCAATTACCTTTAATGCCGACCAAACTCAGGCTTATTTCTCAGCAACAGACCTAGACGGTAAGGCTGGAAATGAAGATGGCGTGCTCCGCCAAAAAATCTATTTGGTCAATAAAAAAGGGGACAAATGGGATAAACCCGAAGGCGTGGTCTTCAACGATGAGGGCTATAATGTGATGCACCCCTCTTTGTCTAAGGATGGAACGATGCTCTTCTTTGCCTCGGATATGCCTGGGGGATTTGGGGGCTTAGACCTCTATGCCTCTTATATGGAAGGTGGCCGCTGGTCGGTTCCCGTTAACTTGGGCCCCACCGTAAATACAGAAGGCGATGAGGCTTTTCCCTTTGCTCATGGCGAGGGCGTAAACATGACCCTCTATTTTGCCTCTAATGGTTTGGTGGGTCTTGGTGGACTAGATATTTATAAGGTGACCGAAAGCTATGGTGCTTGGCTAGACCCAGTCAACCTCGGCTATCCAATCAATAGTAATAAGGATGATTTCTCGATTACGATGAATGAAACCAAAACCTATGGACTAATCGCTTCTAATCGAGATAATAGCGAAGGCCAAGGCGATGAGGGCGTAGGCGACCAAATTTATAGCTTTACTAAACTTTCGGTTTCTGTAGAAGTCATCGTTTTTGATAAAACAACCGAAATGCCCATTGAAGGGGCTACCGTTTATACCGCTTGTAGCTCTGTAGATAGCTATACCACCAACCGAGATGGTAAAGCCTTTTTGGAAGTAGGGCTCGATAATCCCTGCGATTTTGCCGCAGAAATGCTCAATTATCGCCCGAATAACGTTCGAACAAAAGCTACAGAAATCAAACCCGGCCAAACGGTCGTGATCCAAATTCCCTTAGACCTTGAAAGAGTATTTGATGTAGGAGGTACCGTAATCGATGGCTATTCTGAACAACCTTTAGGAAATGCTTTGGTCCGCCTAAAATCAGATTGCGAAGGAACAATCAATGAGTTGTCTACCCTAACCGATGAAACAGGCTATTATGAATTCCTCGAAATCAATGAGGATTGCGACTATCAACTGATTGTCTCTAAAGATGGCTATACCAAATCTTCTTCTACCTTCACCACCAGAAATATCGGTAAAGGAGATGAAGCCATTGAAGTCGATTTGGCCATTAACTGCCTACCAGGTACCGCAGATTGCCCCGACCAAAAGAAGTTTCCCGAAGATTGCTTGCCCACAGGTAACCAAGACGAAAATGGTTATGATGAATGTGAGGACCAAGAAGGCAACAAGAACTACATTGATGTCAATGGCAATAAAATCTATATGGTCACCCCAGAAGGCGATACGATCTGGTTCCAACGCCCAGAAGGCGTACCCGAAATCGTACACATTTTCTACGATTTTAATAGAGCAAATATCCGCCCCGATGCTCGTCCTGGCCTAGATTCTTTGGTGGCATTTCTCGAAATGTTCCCCCAAGCTTCTGTTCGCTTTACCTCTCATACCGATGCCCGTGGGAAAAAGCGCTATAATAAGCGCCTATCTCGCCGCCGAGCTGAGTCTGTGGTCCGCTACCTGATCGCTAAAGGAATTGCCAAAAAACGCCTGAAAGCAGAAGGAATGGGCGAAACGGTAATGCTCAACGATTGCTATGACGGCATCCCCTGTACCGAAGAAGAACATCAGGAAAACCGCCGTACAGAGTTTACAATTATTGACTGGAAAGAAGACGGCACCGAGCTGAAATCACTCAAACGCATGGATGGTATTAGTATCGATCCCTGCCGCGATTGCCCCGAAGCTCCCGCTGTAGAAGATGAAGAAAGCCTAGATGAGTCTACTTCTAGTACCAACTAAATGAACAAAATAAAAAGGACCACTTTCAATCAGAAAGTGGTCCTTTTTCGTTGCTTTAAACTACCGCCTATTCACGGTTCCAATTCTCTAGCTCTTCAGGCTCTAACAACAAATCAATTCTGTTCCGCCCCAATTTGAGCAATTTATTCCGCTCCAATTTCTTAAGCAAACGAGAAACCGCCTCCCTAGAAGCATTCAGCTCTCTAGCAATCTCCTGATGCGTAGTGCTCAAGCTATTCTGCCCCAACGAACGCGCCTTGCTCGCCAAATAACGCAACAAACGCTCATCCATCTTCAAAAAAGCAATATTGTCCAAGGCCGTAAATAACTCCTCAAAACGATTGTTGTAAGAAGTCATCACAAACTCTCGCCAACTGTGATACTGCCCCATCCAATCTTCCATCTTTTGCAAGGGAATAAAAATAATCTGACTAGGCTCCTCCGTAATCGTCCGAATCTCACTTTTCCTGCGCATCATACAACAAGTAAAAGCCATCGCACAGGTATCGCCCCCATTCAGGTAATACAAAAACAACTCGTTGCCGTCCTCCGATTGACGCAAAACTTTTACGCTGCCCTCAATCACCAAAGGCACATAGCGAATATAATCGCCATAATCCATCAACATCTCATTGGCCTCAAAACTCTTTAAAGTCGAGGAGGCTACAATCTCATTTTGCAACTCTAATTCCGTCAGTAAAGGAAAAGATTTGCGTACCAAATGTGTGGTCAGTTCCATATTTTATAGGGATTTTTCAAAAGTGGATATGCTGTTGTTTTTGGGCCTCCGCAGCAAAGCTGCGGCGCTATGTTACAGGGCTCGCTATTACTTGCTTCGTTGCGTCAGCTCCCGTTGGTCGGGTCGCTCGGCCCTGCGGCGGCTTTGCCGCCTAGGTCTGGCCTGCGGCCACCCCTCCGCAGCGCTGGGCCGCTCAGCTGTTTTCTTTGCGCTTGGCCAATAGCTTCGGCCGCAAGTACTTAAAAGCGATTCAAATAGCCAAAATGTATTTTGGCGTTGCGAAACAAAATAGCATTTTCCCAATAGTTTCCCAAAGCATAACTAATCGCAAATATGCCTACTGGGGTTTCTAAGGCTAAGCCCGCCCCAAAAGCATAGGTGTTTCGCTGCTGGCTAGCCTGTTCAAATTGGGCCAAATCACCAAATAAATAGGTGTAGCTATTTTGGCCCAAAATATAACGGACTTCCACACTTACTAAGTGATAATTCTCACTTAAGATGC
This window contains:
- a CDS encoding sodium:solute symporter; translated protein: MNYPLQLSAGWILLLLLGYFIFLSLLSFWQSRGNSSNAAFYRANRAAPWPLVAFGMIGASLSGVTFISIPGVVGAGGLNQGFSYMQVVLGYLAGYLVIAEILLPLYYRLRLTSIYSYLQGRYGERSYKTGASLFLLSRTLGAAFRLYLVVLVLDSILRLGGWEIPLWAITSGSVLLIWTYTFRSGLQTIIWTDSLQTGMMLLALGFSLYYLLSGMELGAAESFSALEAANLGQFFFWEDGWSNPNNFFKQFLSGMFITIVMTGLDQDMMQKNLACKDLKSAKKNMYSFSAILLVVNFLFLWMGGLLFLYMQQKGLDFPMRGDKIAYDLIYPQLALTQLPLFMGICFLLGLVAAAYSSADSALTALTTSFSIDILGLSEEDESAQSKQSRQRVHLFFSALLVGVILLFAYINEQSVINQLFKAAGYTYGPLLGLYSFGLFSKRRGKDQYIPFLAIGAPLLSFGINYYSEELLWGYKFGFEILLLNGGLMLLGLLALSRRAKI
- a CDS encoding AAA family ATPase, with the translated sequence MIIELTVENFGPIQEAQTLSFEANKSEHLSEYYIHRPNSKLKLLKLLYIFGPNASGKSSWLKALEFMRELQLEAANDKSDKIDYQPFLFCANPLEKDSALSIRFIHEGIEFDYYFRFNQEAILEESLHYYEPRRALVFERKTDLAKQLSELNWGSKIKLSAIEQESLKTHVLWNRTVLGAFHKANTDCRELRIALSWFKEVLYGMINPDLDLTGIVSTLLSKGILDKNLLVSFLKKADLKIEDVLFEEQKEDISAYFNDFVAAHPESELAQSVVDGKIVRKKLMIKHQVKDENLSSYYALPYSLESEGTKRYFGFSGLLAILASQAAIFSIDEVGSSLHPELLEHFLLSFLLNSQPNSQLILSTHQRELLRSKDILRADAVWFTEKQANGASELFSLADFEAKDFRSLEAYYHAYEKGRLGATPNLDDPYNPLANAQKTD
- a CDS encoding RloB family protein, yielding MRRRPTKARKKRSVKKKLVFFVDGDTEKWYLDSLKGFERLDIDIAPRLPTKKTLKDIAQELSEICQEADAKLGDKVIWIVDLDVPYKEDREGNPKKLNDYKRIKTNLLADFPEVFEAWENFPCLEFWLLLHYKQTQRCYLSYNDLLPDLKKHLVDYKKTENYYKSSKKGAANLYALLKPNQKAAYDSAKLLKKINKPDAAADIYKLIDLVGL
- a CDS encoding PorP/SprF family type IX secretion system membrane protein — translated: MSARILYTFLFSCLLSLSMQAQQDPMFTKYMFMPMAYNPAYAGTAKVLDMGILHRQQWWGIEGAPMTQAINLHSPVEGKNIGLGLNMSLDQIANSRQFNVYGSFAYHIPINKSVKLSIGMQGGVSNWAADWTDLELEDLNDPAFQNLQPNLWLPNFGGGLYLFSEKWFVGLSAPMLINNALRQETNNPNIPVAQQYRHYYLSGGVAIPINSSMVFRPSLLLKHVGLFEKNELNNVAAPTEMDVDLSLLFNNRLWVGASFRTALEVIDQSSTYDSVDFWISMRFENGLRIGAAYDYTLTELQGPAQGSYEIMLGYDLMRYKGKTTHVRYF
- a CDS encoding OmpA family protein, with translation MRYNKSFLLLLLFSLLGTGLMAQKGKLRKAKRLMEDYNYQGAIDVYLKVLENYDEAEAKLNIAECYRMLRNSDEMEYWYGQVSLMPQAPPITLLYYAQALQMNGKCQKATQWVREYLKLMPDDTRARFLEKGCEESMVENLRAAGDLYDLEPRPELSSNADDFSPVLYKDGEKERVIISSTRDRVKSKFPTKIVEDKWTEDGFAQLFDFELTLKDEKKYIYDYGDAEKYAKKIRKTPRHIGPITFNADQTQAYFSATDLDGKAGNEDGVLRQKIYLVNKKGDKWDKPEGVVFNDEGYNVMHPSLSKDGTMLFFASDMPGGFGGLDLYASYMEGGRWSVPVNLGPTVNTEGDEAFPFAHGEGVNMTLYFASNGLVGLGGLDIYKVTESYGAWLDPVNLGYPINSNKDDFSITMNETKTYGLIASNRDNSEGQGDEGVGDQIYSFTKLSVSVEVIVFDKTTEMPIEGATVYTACSSVDSYTTNRDGKAFLEVGLDNPCDFAAEMLNYRPNNVRTKATEIKPGQTVVIQIPLDLERVFDVGGTVIDGYSEQPLGNALVRLKSDCEGTINELSTLTDETGYYEFLEINEDCDYQLIVSKDGYTKSSSTFTTRNIGKGDEAIEVDLAINCLPGTADCPDQKKFPEDCLPTGNQDENGYDECEDQEGNKNYIDVNGNKIYMVTPEGDTIWFQRPEGVPEIVHIFYDFNRANIRPDARPGLDSLVAFLEMFPQASVRFTSHTDARGKKRYNKRLSRRRAESVVRYLIAKGIAKKRLKAEGMGETVMLNDCYDGIPCTEEEHQENRRTEFTIIDWKEDGTELKSLKRMDGISIDPCRDCPEAPAVEDEESLDESTSSTN
- a CDS encoding Crp/Fnr family transcriptional regulator — its product is MELTTHLVRKSFPLLTELELQNEIVASSTLKSFEANEMLMDYGDYIRYVPLVIEGSVKVLRQSEDGNELFLYYLNGGDTCAMAFTCCMMRRKSEIRTITEEPSQIIFIPLQKMEDWMGQYHSWREFVMTSYNNRFEELFTALDNIAFLKMDERLLRYLASKARSLGQNSLSTTHQEIARELNASREAVSRLLKKLERNKLLKLGRNRIDLLLEPEELENWNRE